A single Botrytis cinerea B05.10 chromosome 1, complete sequence DNA region contains:
- the Bcstc5 gene encoding Bcstc5, with amino-acid sequence MATLVETQISSIYHSIDTSKTHPHFSRFPAAISIANDEIEQTLRELGERATEPGTRVRRRIQIRHTCPYGDPFGICHASAFPERLVLLGSIVEIMWVHDDITEEIDLKEAMEQHELLKKVLTTDIDSKTFEFQNDRQVLLANILQKAIQMDPEAAPTMIQTLRNYLDTFDNRDDDFDTMSDYMPYRIANCGYWISSYFIRWGMGTVLSEEDYKSIREYDITMGNILGLTNDYFSWHVEKDQPTSRIRNGVRVLMKQHNIPAEIAQKLLLGIIIEEESKAVKLREERLKTHASQSVLEYIKAIELYVGGSCYWHSTAPRYQRFE; translated from the exons ATGGCTACCTTAGTCGAGACACAAATATCATCAATCTATCATTCAATCGATACAAGCAAGACACATCCTCACTTCTCTCGTTTTCCAGCGGCCATCAGTATAGCCAATGATGAGATCGAGCAGACTTTAAGGGAACTTGGAGAAAGAGCGACGGAGCCTGGAACACGCGTGCGCCGTCGCATTCAGATCAGGCACACCTGCCCTTACGGCGATCCATTTGGCATCTGCCATGCTTCCGCTTTTCCCGAAAGACTGGTCTTGTTGGGGAGCATCGTTGAGATTATGTGGGTTCATGATG ATATCACCGAGGaaatagatttgaaggaGGCTATGGAGCAGCACGAGTTGCTTAAGAAGGTGCTCACCACTGACATTGACTCAAAGACATTTGAATTTCAGAATGATCGACAAGTTCTGCTTGCCAATATTCTGCAGAAGGCAATTCAGATGGACCCGGAGGCAGCACCAACGATGATCCAGACTTTGCGGAACTACCTCGACACATTCGACAATCGAGATGATGACTTTGATACAATGTCGGATTATATGCCATACCGCATTGCGAACTGTGGCTACTG GATCTCATCCTACTTCATTCGTTGGGGTATGGGAACTGTCCTGTCCGAAGAAGATTACAAATCCATTCGGGAATATGATATCACTATGGGTAACATCCTGGGTTTGACCAATGACTACTTCAGCTGGCATGTTGAGAAAGATCAACCTACTAGTCGCATAAGGAACGGGGTCAGGGTTTTGATGAAGCAGCATAATATCCCAGCAGAAATTGCCCAGAAGCTTCTTCTTGGAATCATCATTGAAGAGGAGAGCAAGGCCGTAAAGCTTCGCGAGGAAAGACTCAAAACCCATGCTTCACAATCAGTTTTGGAATATATTAAGGCAATTGAGTTGTATGTTGGAGGAAGTTGTTACTGGCACTCAACGGCaccaagatatcaaagatttgaatga